In Penaeus chinensis breed Huanghai No. 1 chromosome 2, ASM1920278v2, whole genome shotgun sequence, the following proteins share a genomic window:
- the LOC125031867 gene encoding DNA ligase 4-like, translating to MSDSKPIAAIIPWSQVCRMLDKVQAAVKAAKKEMLVKFIVQFRDLLKKKLEKDPQSTDSFFPVLRILLPALDRARGAYGVKERKLAELYIRILGLKKEGNDAQKLLHYRKPKSEGGGETGDFAEVAYYVLRSRCDDKGNMTLLDVDTHLTSIAENYAAKKHEEVERSLLMMLRKMTATEQKWLIRVLLKDMKLGIGQGTIFNAWHPDAKDYFDVNNSLEKVCKTLQDPTVRLHEIEVSLFSAFRPMLAERAVLEKVEAQMDHKTYFAETKYDGERSQIHKNRNAYKYFSRNGFEFTNNFGSDPNSGLFTPYLHGQFLPHVKDIILDGEMVGWSKKHGAIVSKGEHLDVKNLKEDGDLQVCLVLFDIIYLNGQVLTNLPLSERLEKLKTVLMPLEGRIQFSAKVEVTTKEDVIRILNDAIDNREEGIVLKNPDSIYSPASRKGGWIKVKPEYVDSLVSELDLLIIGAYYGSGRRKGVLSHFLLGVAVPSNEVGGKPTEFHSFCRVGSGYTYAELGDLVAKLSPHARKGQAPPGVFVAREKPDLWINPAKSCIVQVRAAEVVKSEMYKTGVTLRFPRVEKVRYDKPWYDTLTTKELDSLVKEACGKLATKHLLEVGDEPSPKRKALPKVEQISLPMHFRPADLSRVVKKDELFSGLEMCVMSGDEDYTKQQLEKMVVEHGGSLTQHPGGNTHCIITDTRSVRVNNYIATSSYNVIRPSWVITCTTKCCLVPWGPLDAIHVMEKEKTRMQELFDKFGDSYYEPTDEKTLKELWRT from the exons ATGTCAGATTCTAAACCCATTGCGGCGATCATACCCTGGTCGCAAGTATGTCGCATGCTGGACAAAGTACAGGCGGCTGTCAAGGCTGCCAAGAAGGAAATGTTGGTCAAGTTCATCGTGCAGTTTCGTGACCTTCTCAAAAAGAAACTGGAAAAGGATCCCCAGTCT ACGGACAGTTTTTTTCCTGTGCTTCGCATTCTGCTACCAGCTCTTGACAGAGCCCGAGGAGCCTATGGTGTCAAGGAACGTAAACTTGCAGAACTTTATATTCGCATCCTTGGCTTGAAGAAAGAGGGCAATGATGCACAGAAGCTTCTGCATTATAG GAAGCCCAAatcagaaggaggtggagagacggGAGATTTCGCAGAGGTGGCATACTATGTTCTGAGGAGTCGCTGTGATGACAAGGGCAACATGACTCTCTTGGATGTCGACACACATCTGACTTCCATTGCTGAAAATTATGCAGCAAAGAAGCATG AGGAAGTTGAAAGATCTCTTCTCATGATGCTAAGGAAAATGACAGCAACAGAACAAAAATGGCTTATTCGCGTTCTCCTGAAGGACATGAAACTAGGCATTGGCCAGGGTACAATCTTCAATGCCTGGCACCCAGATGCTAAAGACTATTTTGATGTGAATAACAGCTTGGAAAAA GTATGCAAAACTCTGCAAGATCCCACTGTTCGTCTCCATGAGATCGAGGTGTCCCTCTTTTCTGCCTTCCGTCCCATGCTGGCTGAACGTGCAGTGCTGGAGAAAGTGGAGGCACAGATGGACCATAAGACTTACTTTGCTGAAACCAAATATGATGGGGAACGGTCACAGATTCACAAGAATAGAAATGCCTACAAGTACTTTTCACG AAATGGCTTTGAATTCACCAACAATTTTGGCAGTGACCCAAACAGTGGCCTTTTTACACCTTACCTTCATGGCCAATTCCTTCCCCATGTGAAAGACATCATCCTTGACGGAGAGATGGTGGGATGGAGCAAGAAACATGGTGCTATTGTTAGCAAAG GAGAACATTTGGATGTCAAGAATCTAAAAGAGGATGGGGACTTGCAGGTCTGCCTTGTCCTCTTTGACATCATTTATCTGAACGGCCAG GTGTTGACTAATCTGCCCCTGTCAGAGAGGCTTGAAAAGTTGAAGACTGTGCTCATGCCACTAGAGGGAAGGATCCAGTTCTCTGCCAAGGTGGAGGTCACGACAAA GGAAGATGTCATCAGAATCTTGAATGATGCCATTGACAATCGAGAAGAAGGAATTGTGCTGAAGAATCCAGATTCCATTTACAGCCCTGCTTCTCGGAAAGGAGGTTGGATCAAAGTCAAGCCGGAG tATGTGGACTCCTTGGTCTCAGAACTGGACCTACTGATCATTGGAGCGTATTATGGATCGGGAAGGCGCAAAGGggtcctctctcattttctgctgGGTGTTGCTGTCCCCAGTAATGAAGTTG GAGGAAAACCCACAGAATTCCACTCCTTCTGCCGTGTCGGGTCAGGTTACACCTATGCTGAGCTTGGTGACCTCGTGGCCAAGTTGTCTCCCCATGCCAGGAAAGGGCAAGCTCCCCCTGGGGTATTTGTGGCCAGGGAGAAACCAGATCTGTGGATTAATCCTGCAAAGTCATGCATTGTGCAG GTTAGAGCTGCTGAGGTAGTAAAAAGTGAAATGTACAAAACTGGAGTGACTTTGAGATTCCCTCGTGTGGAGAAGGTCCGTTATGACAAGCCATGGTACGATACACTTACAACAAAAGAATTGGATTCACTTGTGAAG GAAGCATGTGGTAAGCTGGCCACAAAGCACCTTCTGGAAGTAGGTGATGAACCCTCACCCAAGCGTAAAGCATTGCCAAAGGTGGAACAGATATCCCTTCCCATGCACTTCCGTCCAGCTGACTTGTCACGGGTTGTCAAA AAAGATGAATTGTTCAGTGGGCTGGAGATGTGCGTAATGAGTGGTGATGAAGACTACACCAAACAACAGCTGGAGAAGATGGTGGTAGAGCATGGTGGTTCCTTGACTCAGCACCCAG gagGGAACACACATTGTATCATCACAGACACAAGGTCTGTTCGTGTCAACAATTACATAGCAACCTCCTCTTACAATGTTATTCGGCCATCATGGGTCATTACCTGTACTACCAAGTGTTGCCTGGTGCCATGGGGTCCCTTAGATGCCATACATgtcatggaaaaagaaaaaacacgcatGCAGGAATTGTTTGACAAATTTGGTGACAGCTATTATGAGCCCACAGATGAGAAGACACTGAAAGAGTTATGGAGAACATGA
- the LOC125032871 gene encoding uncharacterized protein LOC125032871 isoform X2 produces the protein MQKKRSAVWRHFQEVGENKVMCRTCHKHLTKHGNTSMMLRHLRGKHPELTHCLLEADGPTGEGVSWQIEEQPVEEVVEPIPIYEGQGLKKKRSTVWRHFAEEGTDKVSCRICQEKLAKHGNTSSMLRHLRGKHPQLKLGELQGDGNRKCNRLHLKASNTESRFLAVCERLLQHNQLTDCTLMADGQFVQAHRLVLATCSDSFEELFKTVTHANPVVVLRDITIQELRGILNYMYKGETLVKSHELPGLLKAAAQLKIRGLSQVGLSDSWMDDSRADLDQEHHMTATGATKQDLTFYDPDLEDEDEDDLDEEEEDHRLDHSGQRKRNAQTYELMAVCEDVDLDSSHRSSMSQQDDVQQLKRVQIKLETGTGESDSEDQDVDLQQQEDDDNNVTHFIPMQEEVIIHQEAMEMHEGDDDEQSPNQAVSIVSEDPLAQAVKDDEGMILLGLTEGESQNRIYTTASSSLEASTSRSTRPEPPRRVRKFAKQDLVTALNLVHDGHLGIKPAAKAFNIPIATLYNASKRQAANAIEQQTTVFRKKQL, from the exons atgcagaagAAGAGGTCAGCTGTGTGGAGGCATTTCCAAGAGGTTGGGGAAAACAAGGTGATGTGTCGGACTTGTCACAAGCACCTTACCAAGCACGGAAACACCTCCATGATGCTGCGTCATCTACGAGGCAAACACCCTGAACTCACACACTGCCTGCTGGAAGCTGATGGACCAACAGGGGAAGGTGTTTCATGGCAAATTGAAGAGCAACCTGTGGAGGAAGTGGTTGAACCCATCCCCATCTATGAGGGCcaag GTTTGAAAAAGAAAAGGTCTACAGTTTGGAGGCATTTTGCAGAGGAGGGCACTGATAAGGTCAGCTGCCGCATCTGCCAAGAAAAGTTGGCCAAGCATGGAAACACATCCTCGATGCTGCGGCACTTGCGAGGGAAGCACCCACAGCTCAAGCTTGGGGAGCTGCAAGGTGATGG AAACAGGAAATGCAATCGCCTTCACCTAAAGGCAAGTAACACAGAATCGCGCTTCCTGGCAGTGTGTGAACGCTTGTTGCAGCACAACCAGCTCACAGACTGCACACTCATGGCAGATGGCCAGTTTGTTCAAGCCCATCGATTGGTTCTGGCTACTTGCAG CGACAGCTTTGAAGAACTATTCAAGACGGTGACCCATGCCAATCCTGTGGTAGTTCTTAGAGACATCACAATCCAGGAACTTCGTGGCATTCTTAATTACATGTATAAAGGAGAGACTCTGGTCAAGTCACATGAACTTCCAGGCCTTCTCAAAGCAGCTGCACAGTTGAAGATTAGAG GCCTCAGTCAAGTGGGACTGTCTGACTCATGGATGGACGATTCAAGGGCGGACCTAGACCAGGAGCACCACATGACGGCCACTGGGGCCACAAAGCAGGATCTCACTTTCTATGACCCAGAtttggaggatgaggatgaggatgaccttgatgaggaggaggaagatcacaGATTGGATCATTCAG gacaaagaaaaagaaatgcccAGACCTATGAGCTTATGGCGGTGTGTGAGGACGTGGACCTGGACAGCAGCCACCGAAGCAGTATGTCACAGCAGGACGATGTTCAGCAGCTCAAGAGAGTTCAGATCAAGCTGGAAACAGGCACAGGCGAAAGTGACTCAGAGGATCAAGATGTGGATCTTCAACAGCAAGAGGATGACGACAACAACGTGACCCACTTCATCCCCATGCAGGAAGAGGTTATCATCCACCAAGAGGCCATGGAGATGCACGAGGGAGATGATGACGAGCAAAGCCCCAACCAGGCTGTAAGCATTGTCAGTGAAGACCCTCTGGCCCAGGCTGTCAAG GATGATGAAGGTATGATATTGCTTGGCTTGACGGAAGGCGAATCACAAAATCGCATTTACACTACAGCCAGCTCTTCCCTTGAGGCTTCCACATCACGCTCTACACGACCAGAACCACCTCGAAGGGTGCGGAAATTTGCCAAACAGGATCTTGTT ACAGCACTGAACTTGGTACATGATGGTCACCTTGGTATCAAGCCTGCAGCCAAAGCCTTCAACATACCTATTGCTACCCTGTACAATGCTAGCAAGAGGCAAGCCGCAAATGCCATTGAGCAACAAACTACTGTGTTTAGGAAGAAACAGCTATAG
- the LOC125032871 gene encoding uncharacterized protein LOC125032871 isoform X1, with protein MQKKRSAVWRHFQEVGENKVMCRTCHKHLTKHGNTSMMLRHLRGKHPELTHCLLEADGPTGEGVSWQIEEQPVEEVVEPIPIYEGQGLKKKRSTVWRHFAEEGTDKVSCRICQEKLAKHGNTSSMLRHLRGKHPQLKLGELQGDGNRKCNRLHLKASNTESRFLAVCERLLQHNQLTDCTLMADGQFVQAHRLVLATCSDSFEELFKTVTHANPVVVLRDITIQELRGILNYMYKGETLVKSHELPGLLKAAAQLKIRGLSQVGLSDSWMDDSRADLDQEHHMTATGATKQDLTFYDPDLEDEDEDDLDEEEEDHRLDHSGQRKRNAQTYELMAVCEDVDLDSSHRSSMSQQDDVQQLKRVQIKLETGTGESDSEDQDVDLQQQEDDDNNVTHFIPMQEEVIIHQEAMEMHEGDDDEQSPNQAVSIVSEDPLAQAVKVTQRTGDVGAENVASLITSSAVLDLATSQHDATAMLDITGTQLTASAMLDIRTAEHAATTQAAIDDEGMILLGLTEGESQNRIYTTASSSLEASTSRSTRPEPPRRVRKFAKQDLVTALNLVHDGHLGIKPAAKAFNIPIATLYNASKRQAANAIEQQTTVFRKKQL; from the exons atgcagaagAAGAGGTCAGCTGTGTGGAGGCATTTCCAAGAGGTTGGGGAAAACAAGGTGATGTGTCGGACTTGTCACAAGCACCTTACCAAGCACGGAAACACCTCCATGATGCTGCGTCATCTACGAGGCAAACACCCTGAACTCACACACTGCCTGCTGGAAGCTGATGGACCAACAGGGGAAGGTGTTTCATGGCAAATTGAAGAGCAACCTGTGGAGGAAGTGGTTGAACCCATCCCCATCTATGAGGGCcaag GTTTGAAAAAGAAAAGGTCTACAGTTTGGAGGCATTTTGCAGAGGAGGGCACTGATAAGGTCAGCTGCCGCATCTGCCAAGAAAAGTTGGCCAAGCATGGAAACACATCCTCGATGCTGCGGCACTTGCGAGGGAAGCACCCACAGCTCAAGCTTGGGGAGCTGCAAGGTGATGG AAACAGGAAATGCAATCGCCTTCACCTAAAGGCAAGTAACACAGAATCGCGCTTCCTGGCAGTGTGTGAACGCTTGTTGCAGCACAACCAGCTCACAGACTGCACACTCATGGCAGATGGCCAGTTTGTTCAAGCCCATCGATTGGTTCTGGCTACTTGCAG CGACAGCTTTGAAGAACTATTCAAGACGGTGACCCATGCCAATCCTGTGGTAGTTCTTAGAGACATCACAATCCAGGAACTTCGTGGCATTCTTAATTACATGTATAAAGGAGAGACTCTGGTCAAGTCACATGAACTTCCAGGCCTTCTCAAAGCAGCTGCACAGTTGAAGATTAGAG GCCTCAGTCAAGTGGGACTGTCTGACTCATGGATGGACGATTCAAGGGCGGACCTAGACCAGGAGCACCACATGACGGCCACTGGGGCCACAAAGCAGGATCTCACTTTCTATGACCCAGAtttggaggatgaggatgaggatgaccttgatgaggaggaggaagatcacaGATTGGATCATTCAG gacaaagaaaaagaaatgcccAGACCTATGAGCTTATGGCGGTGTGTGAGGACGTGGACCTGGACAGCAGCCACCGAAGCAGTATGTCACAGCAGGACGATGTTCAGCAGCTCAAGAGAGTTCAGATCAAGCTGGAAACAGGCACAGGCGAAAGTGACTCAGAGGATCAAGATGTGGATCTTCAACAGCAAGAGGATGACGACAACAACGTGACCCACTTCATCCCCATGCAGGAAGAGGTTATCATCCACCAAGAGGCCATGGAGATGCACGAGGGAGATGATGACGAGCAAAGCCCCAACCAGGCTGTAAGCATTGTCAGTGAAGACCCTCTGGCCCAGGCTGTCAAGGTGACTCAGAGGACTGGTGATGTAGGGGCAGAGAATGTGGCCAGCCTAATTACCTCTTCTGCCGTGTTAGATTTAGCCACTTCCCAGCATGATGCTACAGCCATGTTAGACATAACTGGCACTCAGCTCACTGCCTCGGCCATGTTAGATATAAGAACTGCTGAGCATGCTGCAACCACCCAGGCTGCAATA GATGATGAAGGTATGATATTGCTTGGCTTGACGGAAGGCGAATCACAAAATCGCATTTACACTACAGCCAGCTCTTCCCTTGAGGCTTCCACATCACGCTCTACACGACCAGAACCACCTCGAAGGGTGCGGAAATTTGCCAAACAGGATCTTGTT ACAGCACTGAACTTGGTACATGATGGTCACCTTGGTATCAAGCCTGCAGCCAAAGCCTTCAACATACCTATTGCTACCCTGTACAATGCTAGCAAGAGGCAAGCCGCAAATGCCATTGAGCAACAAACTACTGTGTTTAGGAAGAAACAGCTATAG
- the LOC125032871 gene encoding uncharacterized protein LOC125032871 isoform X3, with protein sequence MQKKRSAVWRHFQEVGENKVMCRTCHKHLTKHGNTSMMLRHLRGKHPELTHCLLEADGPTGEGVSWQIEEQPVEEVVEPIPIYEGQGLKKKRSTVWRHFAEEGTDKVSCRICQEKLAKHGNTSSMLRHLRGKHPQLKLGELQGDGNRKCNRLHLKASNTESRFLAVCERLLQHNQLTDCTLMADGQFVQAHRLVLATCSDSFEELFKTVTHANPVVVLRDITIQELRGILNYMYKGETLVKSHELPGLLKAAAQLKIRGLSQVGLSDSWMDDSRADLDQEHHMTATGATKQDLTFYDPDLEDEDEDDLDEEEEDHRLDHSGQRKRNAQTYELMAVCEDVDLDSSHRSSMSQQDDVQQLKRVQIKLETGTGESDSEDQDVDLQQQEDDDNNVTHFIPMQEEVIIHQEAMEMHEGDDDEQSPNQADDEGMILLGLTEGESQNRIYTTASSSLEASTSRSTRPEPPRRVRKFAKQDLVTALNLVHDGHLGIKPAAKAFNIPIATLYNASKRQAANAIEQQTTVFRKKQL encoded by the exons atgcagaagAAGAGGTCAGCTGTGTGGAGGCATTTCCAAGAGGTTGGGGAAAACAAGGTGATGTGTCGGACTTGTCACAAGCACCTTACCAAGCACGGAAACACCTCCATGATGCTGCGTCATCTACGAGGCAAACACCCTGAACTCACACACTGCCTGCTGGAAGCTGATGGACCAACAGGGGAAGGTGTTTCATGGCAAATTGAAGAGCAACCTGTGGAGGAAGTGGTTGAACCCATCCCCATCTATGAGGGCcaag GTTTGAAAAAGAAAAGGTCTACAGTTTGGAGGCATTTTGCAGAGGAGGGCACTGATAAGGTCAGCTGCCGCATCTGCCAAGAAAAGTTGGCCAAGCATGGAAACACATCCTCGATGCTGCGGCACTTGCGAGGGAAGCACCCACAGCTCAAGCTTGGGGAGCTGCAAGGTGATGG AAACAGGAAATGCAATCGCCTTCACCTAAAGGCAAGTAACACAGAATCGCGCTTCCTGGCAGTGTGTGAACGCTTGTTGCAGCACAACCAGCTCACAGACTGCACACTCATGGCAGATGGCCAGTTTGTTCAAGCCCATCGATTGGTTCTGGCTACTTGCAG CGACAGCTTTGAAGAACTATTCAAGACGGTGACCCATGCCAATCCTGTGGTAGTTCTTAGAGACATCACAATCCAGGAACTTCGTGGCATTCTTAATTACATGTATAAAGGAGAGACTCTGGTCAAGTCACATGAACTTCCAGGCCTTCTCAAAGCAGCTGCACAGTTGAAGATTAGAG GCCTCAGTCAAGTGGGACTGTCTGACTCATGGATGGACGATTCAAGGGCGGACCTAGACCAGGAGCACCACATGACGGCCACTGGGGCCACAAAGCAGGATCTCACTTTCTATGACCCAGAtttggaggatgaggatgaggatgaccttgatgaggaggaggaagatcacaGATTGGATCATTCAG gacaaagaaaaagaaatgcccAGACCTATGAGCTTATGGCGGTGTGTGAGGACGTGGACCTGGACAGCAGCCACCGAAGCAGTATGTCACAGCAGGACGATGTTCAGCAGCTCAAGAGAGTTCAGATCAAGCTGGAAACAGGCACAGGCGAAAGTGACTCAGAGGATCAAGATGTGGATCTTCAACAGCAAGAGGATGACGACAACAACGTGACCCACTTCATCCCCATGCAGGAAGAGGTTATCATCCACCAAGAGGCCATGGAGATGCACGAGGGAGATGATGACGAGCAAAGCCCCAACCAGGCT GATGATGAAGGTATGATATTGCTTGGCTTGACGGAAGGCGAATCACAAAATCGCATTTACACTACAGCCAGCTCTTCCCTTGAGGCTTCCACATCACGCTCTACACGACCAGAACCACCTCGAAGGGTGCGGAAATTTGCCAAACAGGATCTTGTT ACAGCACTGAACTTGGTACATGATGGTCACCTTGGTATCAAGCCTGCAGCCAAAGCCTTCAACATACCTATTGCTACCCTGTACAATGCTAGCAAGAGGCAAGCCGCAAATGCCATTGAGCAACAAACTACTGTGTTTAGGAAGAAACAGCTATAG